Below is a window of Streptomyces sp. NBC_00223 DNA.
GGTGACGATGTGCCGGACCTGCCGCTCGCCCTGCTCGGTCGAGGCCAGCCCGCGCAGCCTCGGCAGGTCGAAGCCCGCCGCCGCGAGCGACTTGCGGGCCTTCGCGGAGAGCCCGTCGAGCAGCGCCCCGACCGGCTCCTGGTCCCGTTCCGCCATGGTGCAGACGCCCTTTCGAACCTACGTGTCCCCGGATCCGGTACCGGCGTGTCCGGCGGCCCCGCTCAGCCGATGACGGCCGCCCTGGCCAGATTGGACCACCGGGCCGCCGACGGCAGCGTCTGACGTGCCGTGAGCGGCGCGCACCCACCGATCGCCACGGTCCTGAACCGCGTCGCGCCGACTGTGTGTAGCGGGCGCACGCTCTCGGGCGGGGCCTGTCGGGCTTCTCATCGGCGTCCGGCTTTCTTCCGTGACCCGTGCCCGGCAACTCGCCCGGCGTCGGAATCCGGGGCCGTCGCCGTACACCGCATTGCGCGGATTCCCGGCCCGGTTCCCGATCAGCGCGGTGGTGTCACACGGTTGCGTGCGGAGCACAGCGACCTCGTAGGGTTCACCCGGCACCGGCCCGTCCCGGTACCGACGCCGACATCCGCCGGCATCGGCTCGGACACATTCAGGTGATCTCCCATGACCCGAGAGTGTGAACCGCCCGCGCGGGGACGGACAACAGGGGCGGGCAAAAGCGTCTTCGACGGCGTGGCTACGCTGGGCGGTATGGACTACGTTTCCGCGATCGTGCCGCCGCTGGTGATGGCGGTCTTCTTCATCGGCCTCATCGTGACCATCATCAAGAATCAGGGCGGTGCCAACAAGGCGAAGGAGGACGCGGCCGTCGACGCCGCGTTCGCCCGTGCCGAAGCGGCGAATCGGTCGGCCGTCGAGGAGAGCTGAGCAGGACCGCGCAACTCCGGAAAGCGGCAATTCGGGCATTTATCATTGTGGGCCCGTAGTATTTCCGGTGTGCCCCGACCACTGGGAGAGCTCGAAGACGCCGTGATGACCCGGGTGTGGGAGTGGAACCGCCCGGTCACCGTTCGTGAGGTTCTGGAGGATCTCGCGCAGGATCGTTCCATCGCGTACACAACGGTGATGACCGTAATGGACAACCTGCGGCAGAAGGGCTGGCTGCGCCGCACGGCGGAAGGCCGCGCTTATCGCTATGAGGCGGTTTCGACGAGAGCGGCATACTCGGCCGCACTGATGAACGAGGGATGGGCCGCGAGCGACAACCCCGCGGCGGCCCTCGTGCACTTCTTCGGCATGATGACCCCGGAACAGCGGGAAGCGGTGCGCGACGCATTGCGCATCATCCAGTCCGTGGACCCCTCCGGGTCGGAGGAACCCGAAGGGCGATAGCGTCCGCCCATGCCCCTCATGTCGAATGACGTCACCATCCGCAGGGCCCGCACGGGCGATGTGATCGCCCTACGGCGGCTGCTGGACTCCTATGTCCGCGACGGCATCCTGCTCGACAAGGCGACCGTGACGCTTTATGAGGACATCCAGGAGTTCTGGGTGGCGGAACGCGACGAGGACGCGAGTGTCGTCGCTTGCGGCGCGCTGCATGTGATGTGGGAGGACCTGGCCGAGGTCAGAACGCTCGCGGTGGACCCCGCGATGCGCGGCAAGGGGGTCGGCCACCAGTTGCTCGCGAAGTTGCTGCAGACCGCCCGCTGGCTCGGCGTCAGGCGTATTTTCTGCCTCACCTTCGAAGTGGACTTCTTCGCCAAGCACGGCTTCGTCGAGATCGGCGAGACCCCGGTGGACGGCGATGTCTTCGGGGAGCTGCTGCGTTCCAATGACGAGGGTGTCGCGGAGTTCCTCGACCTGGAGCGAGTGAAACCCAACACCTTGGGTAACAGTCGCATGCTACTGCAACTCTGAGTGATCCGGTTTGTCCGGATCGCGCTACCTCGTACGATCCTCTTCGCGCACCTCTTCGCGCAAGGGGTTTGTGTTTTCCGGGGAAAGACGCTTTGCTTTTACCGTTAATCCGTTTTCGATGAAAGGGAAGCCGGTGGCACAGAAGGTTCAGGTCCTTCTTGTTGACGACCTCGACGGTGGCGAGGCCGACGAGACCGTGACGTTCGCACTCGACGGTGTGACGTATGAGATCGACCTCACCACGGAGAATGCCGACAAGCTGCGCGGGTTGCTCAACCCGTACACGGACAGTGGCCGCCGCACCGGCGGGCGCGCCGGGCGCGGGCGTACCAAGGCCGTCCGCGGCAGTGGCGGCTCCGGTCCCGACACGGCGAAGATCCGCGCCTGGGCGAAGGAGAAGGGCTACGAGGTCAACGACCGCGGCCGCGTCCCCGCGACCATCCGTGAGGCGTACGAGAAGGCCCACGGCTGATTCTGGCCACGGGCCCGCAGGGTGATCCGATGGCATGCCGTTGCCAGGGCTGCCACCAGCGCCGGCAGACCGATGGTGACCCCCGTTCCATCGGCCTGGCCCGCCACACGCAGCGCGGGCACGGCGGACTCCACGTCGAAACCCGGCCGGGGCGGCCGCAGCCACACCGGTGCCGACCGGTCGTACGCGGCCTCCCGGCGGCCCCACTCGGGGTGGGCCGGGGCGCGCATGTGCTGTCCGGAGCCGAGGGCGGACAGATCCAGTGGGATACCGCCCCACTCCAG
It encodes the following:
- a CDS encoding BlaI/MecI/CopY family transcriptional regulator, which codes for MPRPLGELEDAVMTRVWEWNRPVTVREVLEDLAQDRSIAYTTVMTVMDNLRQKGWLRRTAEGRAYRYEAVSTRAAYSAALMNEGWAASDNPAAALVHFFGMMTPEQREAVRDALRIIQSVDPSGSEEPEGR
- a CDS encoding amino-acid N-acetyltransferase, which codes for MPLMSNDVTIRRARTGDVIALRRLLDSYVRDGILLDKATVTLYEDIQEFWVAERDEDASVVACGALHVMWEDLAEVRTLAVDPAMRGKGVGHQLLAKLLQTARWLGVRRIFCLTFEVDFFAKHGFVEIGETPVDGDVFGELLRSNDEGVAEFLDLERVKPNTLGNSRMLLQL
- a CDS encoding histone-like nucleoid-structuring protein Lsr2, whose amino-acid sequence is MAQKVQVLLVDDLDGGEADETVTFALDGVTYEIDLTTENADKLRGLLNPYTDSGRRTGGRAGRGRTKAVRGSGGSGPDTAKIRAWAKEKGYEVNDRGRVPATIREAYEKAHG
- a CDS encoding SCO3374 family protein; protein product: MGWYEHELGWPVTGSLPPGLVTGVRFDALDVPAEAGFAMLSRFSRPDQLGPVALDGHRIRLLVAAGSAEELPGLLEWLEWGGIPLDLSALGSGQHMRAPAHPEWGRREAAYDRSAPVWLRPPRPGFDVESAVPALRVAGQADGTGVTIGLPALVAALATACHRITLRARGQNQPWAFSYASRMVAGTRPRSLTS